A stretch of the Salvelinus fontinalis isolate EN_2023a chromosome 22, ASM2944872v1, whole genome shotgun sequence genome encodes the following:
- the tmem238a gene encoding transmembrane protein 238a — protein MGLCDGLSHCKLALAFAVLMDLLGGTALLVGVFVPLSIKGRDFGDLLVYTGALFMLMSLGGWVLWYSGNIDGLVSSKELGHIGTTVDRLARTLSRKMHIHRHRGP, from the coding sequence ATGGGGCTCTGTGATGGCCTGTCCCACTGTAAACTGGCCCTGGCCTTTGCAGTACTGATGGACTTGCTGGGTGGCACCGCCTTGCTGGTGGGAGTCTTTGTCCCTCTGAGTATCAAAGGCAGGGACTTTGGGGACCTCCTGGTGTACACAGGAGCACTGTTCATGCTCATGTCCCTGGGGGGCTGGGTGCTGTGGTACAGCGGAAACATTGACGGCCTCGTCTCCAGCAAAGAGCTTGGCCACATCGGCACCACCGTGGACCGACTGGCCCGCACCCTCAGCCGCAAGATGCACATCCATCGCCACAGGGGGCCTTAG